A region from the Mucilaginibacter sp. CSA2-8R genome encodes:
- a CDS encoding glycosyltransferase: protein MKPTIFYFVHAHGNGHRATFNLLYPALSVFFEVIAVTTNKDITGYLHQKYNVKVLELPAKYPAGYEIPEHTFSKAFEVTPYAIEPAQRAKALAEAIERYQPKALYCDGVPELAIMARGMGVPVVLVHLPGNIMDDPTQVFAHKLADHIVAHFPASLEQADYRFASKTFYSGYLSQYAGCHLKRIERLAPKQVTVLLGYDNYNASVLKNITNDQNTEFTIIGNKQHYDLNENCRQLGPVKDISEAIVGEVVISAAGQNTIAELLSLGKRLILLPEQRPYDEQAVHAQVLADKKVALLAHETFDAAQWQLLIQKAGLFTPSIQNLVNAASPEAVAQKMKEWYA, encoded by the coding sequence ATGAAGCCGACAATATTCTATTTTGTACATGCTCACGGAAACGGACATCGGGCAACTTTCAATTTACTGTATCCGGCACTGTCTGTTTTTTTTGAGGTGATAGCAGTAACAACAAACAAAGATATTACCGGATATCTGCATCAGAAATACAATGTTAAGGTGTTGGAACTCCCTGCTAAGTATCCAGCCGGGTACGAGATACCGGAGCACACTTTTTCGAAAGCTTTTGAGGTTACACCTTATGCTATTGAGCCAGCGCAAAGAGCAAAAGCGCTGGCCGAAGCAATAGAACGTTACCAGCCGAAAGCGCTTTATTGCGATGGCGTACCTGAGCTGGCCATTATGGCCCGGGGCATGGGCGTCCCGGTTGTTTTAGTTCACCTGCCCGGAAATATTATGGACGATCCGACTCAGGTATTTGCTCACAAATTAGCAGATCATATTGTCGCACACTTTCCTGCTTCGTTAGAACAGGCAGATTACCGGTTTGCATCTAAAACTTTCTACAGCGGATACCTTTCCCAATATGCTGGATGCCATTTAAAGCGGATTGAGCGGTTAGCTCCTAAACAAGTAACCGTCCTGTTAGGCTACGATAACTATAATGCATCCGTACTTAAAAACATCACAAACGATCAAAATACGGAATTTACCATCATTGGTAATAAGCAGCATTATGATCTTAATGAAAATTGCAGACAGCTCGGCCCGGTCAAAGATATTAGTGAGGCTATTGTGGGAGAAGTAGTTATTTCGGCAGCCGGCCAAAATACAATCGCAGAACTTTTATCGCTTGGTAAACGGTTAATTCTGTTGCCAGAGCAAAGGCCGTATGACGAGCAAGCGGTACATGCCCAGGTTTTAGCTGATAAAAAGGTTGCACTGTTAGCGCACGAAACTTTTGATGCGGCACAATGGCAACTCCTGATACAAAAAGCGGGTCTGTTTACACCTTCGATCCAAAACTTGGTAAATGCGGCGTCACCAGAAGCAGTAGCACAAAAAATGAAAGAATGGTATGCCTGA
- a CDS encoding glycosyltransferase produces MKILIVAGPFVSLREPYNGGTEAFIVEHANELVRLGHTVDVIAKDADEKNLFQVIEFAESPLSMKDNSYRPCTEERGQQHYQSLQYGAFDVSSYDVIHYNSYIPEIYAIGALFKTPGVLTLHLPPTERFILMYKFFIKHAPVVPIGISGRMSEQWGTFLGRDVEVILNGIPIERWKLNTRNAEGYLLWSGRIAKEKNVEAAIQLANHLQKPLKIVGAIFDEAYFRDYVLPQLNERIEYISHVTQQQLSKIVAGASAFLATATWEEPFGLSTVEMLASGLPIVGFNTAIPPELRDKKVSIAVDSHDWRDLIEPLAIAKNAEPEACRAFAASFDLAKSTAAYVKVYERIAKKPKK; encoded by the coding sequence ATGAAGATCCTGATTGTTGCAGGGCCGTTTGTTTCGTTGCGCGAGCCTTATAATGGAGGTACGGAAGCATTTATTGTTGAGCACGCAAACGAGTTAGTACGCTTAGGGCATACCGTTGATGTGATAGCTAAAGACGCCGATGAAAAAAATCTCTTCCAAGTAATTGAGTTTGCGGAAAGCCCGCTCAGTATGAAAGATAACTCTTACCGGCCATGTACAGAAGAGCGCGGACAGCAACACTATCAGTCGTTGCAGTATGGCGCGTTTGATGTAAGCAGCTACGACGTTATTCATTATAATTCGTATATACCCGAGATATACGCCATTGGTGCGCTTTTTAAAACTCCGGGCGTGCTCACGTTGCATCTGCCGCCAACCGAACGATTTATACTGATGTATAAGTTTTTTATCAAGCATGCCCCGGTCGTTCCTATCGGTATTTCAGGGCGGATGAGCGAACAATGGGGTACATTTTTGGGTCGGGATGTGGAGGTGATATTAAACGGAATACCAATCGAAAGATGGAAACTAAACACCCGAAATGCTGAAGGGTATTTATTATGGAGCGGACGTATCGCTAAAGAAAAAAACGTAGAAGCCGCAATACAGCTGGCCAACCATTTGCAAAAACCGCTCAAGATTGTAGGTGCCATTTTTGACGAAGCATACTTTCGCGACTATGTTTTACCACAGTTAAATGAACGTATTGAGTACATCTCTCATGTTACTCAGCAACAACTAAGTAAGATAGTTGCAGGCGCTTCGGCTTTTTTGGCAACTGCTACCTGGGAGGAGCCTTTTGGCTTGAGCACGGTAGAGATGCTTGCAAGCGGTTTGCCCATTGTAGGATTTAATACCGCCATTCCTCCGGAGCTGCGCGATAAAAAAGTATCCATAGCTGTTGATTCGCATGATTGGCGAGATCTTATCGAGCCTTTAGCTATCGCTAAAAACGCCGAACCGGAGGCATGCAGAGCTTTCGCTGCTTCGTTTGATTTGGCAAAGAGTACTGCGGCTTACGTAAAGGTTTATGAACGCATAGCCAAAAAGCCTAAGAAGTAA
- a CDS encoding glycosyltransferase: MKIAVIAKTRLPIAEPFRGGLEAFTHALCDEYIRLGHDITLYAHADSDPALNVKAFYGNEHREDKQFEIYENDEYLSILEDIEQRDFDIVHNNSTHELPILWGAKALVPVVTTIHTPPISKLKAAIKIAAASANLHFILPSKSFKATWLPYLDNNATVIYNGVDLNKWPLVRASRDYLFWFGRIVHAKGLDIVLDAAHHINMPLKFAGPLDDQNYFDEQISPRLTESDTYLGHLTQYEIQSHMAGAAAMVNAVRWEEPFGLTNLEAMASGVPLAGFDRGAFSELIDGNSGVVAEQKNVTSLVKAIEAAMLLDSKNIRQRAENFSLTKMAENYTNYFKKLL, from the coding sequence ATGAAAATTGCTGTTATAGCCAAAACCAGACTACCGATAGCCGAACCCTTCCGGGGAGGCCTGGAAGCGTTTACACATGCACTATGTGATGAGTACATCCGTCTTGGCCACGATATTACTTTGTATGCCCATGCGGATAGCGACCCGGCTCTGAACGTAAAGGCATTTTACGGTAATGAGCATCGGGAAGACAAGCAATTTGAAATATATGAGAACGATGAATACCTCTCGATACTTGAAGATATAGAGCAGCGTGATTTTGATATCGTCCATAACAATTCTACGCATGAACTGCCTATACTATGGGGAGCAAAAGCTTTAGTTCCGGTGGTTACTACCATTCATACGCCGCCCATCAGCAAATTAAAAGCAGCCATCAAGATAGCTGCAGCTTCTGCAAATCTTCATTTCATTTTACCTTCAAAATCTTTTAAAGCAACCTGGCTGCCTTACCTCGATAACAATGCAACCGTCATCTATAATGGGGTTGATTTGAATAAATGGCCGCTTGTGCGCGCAAGTCGCGACTATTTGTTTTGGTTTGGCCGAATTGTGCATGCTAAAGGTCTGGACATCGTTTTAGACGCTGCCCACCATATCAATATGCCCTTAAAATTTGCCGGCCCGCTCGACGATCAAAACTATTTTGATGAGCAGATCAGTCCCCGCTTAACAGAGAGCGATACTTATCTGGGGCATTTAACGCAATATGAGATACAGTCGCATATGGCAGGGGCAGCCGCTATGGTTAATGCCGTAAGATGGGAGGAGCCGTTTGGCCTTACCAACTTAGAAGCTATGGCTTCGGGAGTGCCTTTAGCCGGATTTGACCGAGGTGCTTTTAGTGAATTAATAGATGGTAATAGCGGAGTGGTTGCCGAGCAAAAAAATGTGACGTCTCTTGTTAAAGCAATAGAAGCTGCCATGCTGCTTGACAGCAAAAATATAAGGCAACGTGCAGAAAACTTTTCTCTGACAAAGATGGCTGAGAACTACACAAACTACTTTAAAAAACTGCTATGA
- a CDS encoding MFS transporter: MKANTPALSLADRSWLRYFTFIALYFAEGLPMGILFIGIPAWMAMNNKTVAEISAFDVACALPWTFKFFVAPLMDRYTFLPMGRKRPWVIICQLGLFASLMVMAMVKDPLNHLSLLVAGGFLVSVFGAAQDAATDGLAVDTIPPDEQARANAFMGGARMIGSSFALALSTWLLERYNFTVSTGTIGIMVGLITWVPILIREQPGEKQLPWSAGAASRFTQENQINSWRAMYRSLYMAFRLKNSFLLALLLLLSQGAYNYFEKLLPIFAVKVTGWTHIQYSNAFAMADLTGGIAGILLGGWLIERFGSKRMIYLYFFFIAAQTLVLSFVTVYWKTTPFVYSYIVIYRWVNAFAKIGVFAIAMQCCSKKVSASQFTFYMTIGAVGSMIGAALISPAKNGFDWSTCFIFFAAMMLLCAVVLRGLNIKKLEDQISALAEPEEHAYLEV; the protein is encoded by the coding sequence ATGAAAGCTAATACCCCTGCTTTGTCATTGGCAGACCGTTCGTGGCTCAGGTACTTTACATTTATTGCGTTGTACTTTGCCGAAGGTTTGCCCATGGGCATTTTATTTATCGGTATTCCGGCATGGATGGCCATGAACAATAAAACTGTTGCCGAAATCAGTGCCTTTGATGTAGCCTGCGCATTACCTTGGACCTTTAAGTTTTTTGTTGCCCCTTTGATGGACAGGTATACATTTTTACCTATGGGGCGTAAGCGGCCATGGGTAATTATATGCCAGTTAGGGTTATTTGCAAGCTTAATGGTGATGGCTATGGTAAAAGACCCGCTTAATCATTTAAGCTTACTGGTGGCGGGAGGATTCTTGGTATCAGTATTTGGAGCAGCACAGGATGCAGCAACCGATGGCCTGGCGGTTGACACGATACCACCTGATGAGCAGGCCAGGGCTAACGCCTTTATGGGCGGTGCCCGCATGATTGGTAGTTCTTTTGCGCTGGCGTTAAGTACCTGGTTACTCGAACGCTATAACTTTACGGTATCTACCGGAACAATCGGAATAATGGTTGGCTTAATTACATGGGTACCTATTCTTATTCGCGAGCAACCAGGCGAAAAACAATTACCATGGTCGGCCGGGGCAGCAAGTCGCTTCACGCAGGAAAATCAAATTAACAGCTGGCGGGCCATGTACCGTTCATTATACATGGCCTTCCGTTTAAAAAACTCTTTTCTGCTGGCCTTACTGCTGCTGCTGTCGCAGGGGGCGTATAATTACTTTGAGAAACTGCTGCCCATTTTTGCGGTTAAAGTAACAGGCTGGACACACATTCAATATTCTAACGCATTTGCTATGGCCGATTTAACAGGAGGTATAGCAGGTATATTGTTGGGTGGCTGGCTAATTGAGCGGTTTGGGTCAAAGCGCATGATTTATCTGTATTTCTTTTTTATTGCAGCGCAAACGTTAGTATTGAGTTTTGTAACCGTTTATTGGAAAACCACTCCCTTTGTTTACAGCTATATTGTTATTTACCGTTGGGTAAATGCTTTTGCCAAAATAGGCGTGTTTGCTATTGCTATGCAATGTTGCTCAAAAAAAGTATCGGCCAGCCAGTTTACTTTTTACATGACTATTGGTGCAGTTGGTTCTATGATTGGTGCAGCCCTAATTAGTCCGGCTAAAAATGGATTTGACTGGAGTACATGCTTCATTTTTTTTGCTGCGATGATGCTATTATGTGCCGTAGTGCTAAGAGGTTTAAATATTAAGAAACTAGAGGATCAAATCTCTGCACTTGCCGAGCCTGAAGAACATGCTTATTTAGAAGTATAA
- a CDS encoding galactosyltransferase-related protein has translation MPEFSIVTIVKGRRKQLANLLHSIQASTMHPHDIQVVCMDDLDVVGIPNSLKVSVHLANNAHELPLAAARNMGMAAAKSENVIFIDVDCIVSPTLFANMLIALQAQTIIAAYPLYLPLLPNTGNYDELKAQAVAHPAREHIPPGEPVQHLQFWSLIFAVQKQTFEKIGGFDQSFIGYGAEDTDFAMMFHRAGIELRFVRDYVLHQYHDKYDPPLNHFDSIIKNATRYKEKWGVLPMQRWLKAFEDMGLIKINPADGITIDQEPTDNQIKDCVSQHPY, from the coding sequence ATGCCTGAATTTAGTATCGTAACCATTGTGAAGGGTAGGCGTAAACAATTAGCCAATCTTCTTCACTCCATTCAGGCATCCACAATGCACCCTCACGATATACAGGTTGTTTGTATGGACGATCTGGATGTGGTGGGTATACCTAACAGCTTAAAGGTGAGCGTCCATTTAGCTAATAACGCTCATGAATTGCCATTAGCTGCAGCGCGTAATATGGGAATGGCCGCTGCAAAAAGCGAAAATGTAATTTTTATTGATGTAGACTGTATTGTATCGCCAACCTTGTTTGCCAATATGTTGATAGCCTTGCAAGCGCAAACTATTATAGCAGCTTATCCTTTATATCTGCCATTGCTACCGAACACCGGTAATTATGATGAGCTAAAAGCTCAGGCGGTGGCACACCCTGCACGAGAACATATACCACCCGGTGAGCCGGTTCAACACCTGCAATTTTGGTCTTTGATATTTGCTGTCCAAAAGCAAACCTTTGAAAAAATTGGCGGCTTCGACCAATCCTTTATAGGCTATGGAGCAGAAGACACAGATTTCGCCATGATGTTTCATCGGGCGGGTATTGAGCTTAGGTTTGTTCGAGATTATGTATTGCACCAATACCACGATAAATATGATCCGCCGTTAAATCATTTTGATTCGATTATTAAAAATGCTACGCGATATAAGGAAAAATGGGGTGTTTTGCCTATGCAGCGCTGGTTAAAAGCCTTTGAAGACATGGGCTTAATCAAAATCAATCCGGCAGATGGCATAACCATTGATCAAGAACCTACGGATAACCAGATCAAAGATTGTGTTTCGCAGCATCCGTATTAA